The following proteins come from a genomic window of Terriglobia bacterium:
- a CDS encoding HD domain-containing protein, producing MTTRAELKSYLDDLKLRFLADPNAAGIEKTISARIDDIIQECWGTRVPPKSFALMAIGGYGRGTIHPESDIDLLFFFKESIDEEAIKSVLHPLWGLQFKVGHQIRHTDDFKEFDDTHMESYTAFLDCRFLVGDPAVAHEFENEILQDMIRKNRTRFLKSLAGMKAARYTQFGDTIFQLEPDLKEAPGGLRDIHWSGWVRKSLGASPDHMTPPDALGFHHQVRNFLHFNSNRNFNVLSFEFQEQIADKLAYKASQHGDAAENLMRDYFLRAAEIAREARFWEEAIVGRPNTISVNSDFSDPFEMIDAFAEAHRKNALLDSATLETIRQRLATANGAISNHPRAGRIVLEMMKDRKGIYEVLLAMHEVGLLGRIFPDFEEIRCRVIRDFFHKYTVDEHSLIAIRNIEQLPSSHHFSVLLNELENPELLLLSLLFHDIGKAHRHDEGNHVHPSTEGVKVILGKLEIPADQAEKVIFAVKAHLEMSKIILRRDFSDPQVIRQFADMVGNAENLRMLCLLTYADMKAVNNEVVTPWKEDLLWQLYVETYNQITLGLADDQYSQQQELESDIDAITKLLPPGTPSQHIRDFLDGFPRQYLRTTQKRQIADHFLLSRKLADRPMVMHMAKNGAVYDLLVMTADRPGLFSKITGVLSYFGMNIVRAQAFSNRHGTIFDLISFEDPDRYFEKNPSEVDQFAKVLNDVIRGTVQLSTLLDRKFKSVVFRQKKGLTVPMEIHFDDEFSKRCTIMEIVVQDAFGLLYRVASVIASHGCNIEVALITTEGHRALDVFYITRQGKKVEPDLEEQLKGGITTALQHAD from the coding sequence ATGACGACGCGGGCAGAATTGAAGTCTTATCTGGATGATCTCAAACTGCGGTTTCTGGCCGATCCAAATGCAGCCGGGATAGAGAAAACGATCAGCGCCCGGATCGACGACATCATCCAGGAGTGCTGGGGCACCCGCGTACCGCCCAAGTCATTCGCTCTGATGGCGATAGGGGGATACGGGCGGGGAACGATCCATCCCGAATCCGACATCGACCTGCTGTTCTTTTTCAAGGAATCGATCGACGAGGAGGCGATCAAGAGCGTGCTGCACCCACTTTGGGGTTTGCAGTTCAAGGTCGGCCATCAAATCCGTCACACCGATGATTTTAAAGAGTTCGATGACACGCACATGGAATCCTACACGGCCTTCCTCGACTGCCGATTCCTGGTTGGGGATCCCGCCGTTGCGCACGAGTTCGAAAACGAAATTCTCCAGGACATGATCCGAAAGAATCGCACCCGGTTCCTGAAGTCGCTTGCCGGCATGAAGGCGGCCCGCTATACACAGTTTGGCGATACGATTTTCCAGCTCGAACCGGACCTTAAGGAGGCGCCGGGCGGGTTGCGGGACATTCATTGGTCCGGTTGGGTTCGAAAGTCGCTCGGGGCGTCCCCCGATCATATGACTCCGCCCGATGCCCTCGGTTTTCATCATCAGGTCCGCAATTTTCTGCACTTCAATTCGAACCGCAACTTCAATGTGCTTTCCTTCGAGTTTCAGGAGCAAATCGCCGACAAGTTGGCATACAAAGCTTCCCAGCACGGAGATGCGGCCGAAAATCTGATGCGCGATTACTTTCTGCGGGCAGCTGAAATCGCCCGTGAAGCGCGATTCTGGGAAGAAGCCATCGTGGGGCGTCCCAACACGATCAGTGTGAATTCGGATTTCTCGGATCCGTTCGAAATGATCGATGCTTTTGCAGAGGCTCATCGGAAAAACGCATTACTGGATTCCGCGACGCTTGAAACGATACGGCAACGCCTTGCAACGGCCAACGGAGCGATCAGCAATCACCCGCGCGCGGGCCGGATTGTCCTCGAAATGATGAAAGACCGGAAAGGCATCTATGAAGTGCTGTTGGCGATGCATGAAGTCGGTCTTCTAGGGCGGATTTTTCCGGACTTCGAAGAGATCCGCTGCCGCGTGATCCGTGATTTCTTTCACAAGTATACGGTCGACGAGCATTCGCTGATTGCGATCAGGAACATTGAGCAGCTTCCTTCGTCGCATCACTTCTCGGTTCTGTTGAATGAGCTGGAAAATCCGGAACTGCTGCTGTTGTCGCTGCTGTTTCATGACATCGGGAAAGCGCACAGGCATGATGAAGGGAATCACGTTCATCCCAGCACGGAGGGTGTGAAGGTTATTCTGGGAAAGCTCGAGATCCCCGCAGACCAGGCCGAAAAAGTCATCTTCGCCGTAAAAGCGCATCTCGAGATGTCGAAAATCATTTTGCGCCGTGACTTCAGCGATCCCCAGGTTATCCGTCAATTCGCGGACATGGTCGGCAATGCCGAAAATTTGCGGATGCTCTGCCTCTTGACGTACGCGGATATGAAGGCCGTCAACAATGAGGTTGTCACTCCCTGGAAAGAGGATCTTCTGTGGCAGCTATACGTGGAGACCTACAACCAAATCACGCTTGGGCTTGCCGATGACCAGTATTCTCAGCAACAGGAGTTGGAGAGTGACATCGATGCCATCACCAAACTGCTTCCGCCGGGCACGCCATCGCAGCATATTCGCGATTTCCTTGACGGCTTCCCGCGCCAGTATCTGAGGACGACTCAGAAAAGACAGATAGCCGATCATTTTTTGCTCTCGCGGAAGCTCGCAGACCGCCCCATGGTGATGCACATGGCGAAGAACGGTGCGGTGTATGACCTTCTCGTCATGACAGCCGACCGTCCCGGCCTGTTTTCGAAAATTACAGGCGTGCTCTCGTATTTCGGGATGAACATTGTGCGGGCGCAGGCATTCTCAAATCGTCACGGCACGATTTTCGATTTGATTTCGTTCGAGGACCCCGACCGCTACTTCGAGAAGAACCCTTCCGAAGTGGACCAGTTTGCGAAAGTCCTGAACGACGTCATACGCGGGACAGTACAGTTGAGCACCTTGCTTGATCGAAAGTTCAAGAGCGTCGTCTTCAGGCAAAAGAAGGGTCTGACGGTGCCAATGGAGATCCATTTCGATGACGAGTTTTCCAAACGCTGTACGATCATGGAAATTGTCGTCCAGGACGCTTTTGGACTTCTATACCGCGTGGCCTCCGTCATCGCGTCCCACGGCTGCAATATCGAAGTCGCATTGATTACAACTGAAGGCCACCGCGCGCTGGATGTCTTTTACATTACCCGGCAGGGTAAAAAGGTGGAGCCTGACCTGGAGGAGCAGCTGAAGGGTGGGATTACCACCGCTCTTCAGCATGCAGATTAG
- a CDS encoding P-II family nitrogen regulator, whose product MRLIKAIIRPNKLEEVKDALTKLSVAGMTVTEVRGHGRQKGHKAVYRGTEYSVTLLPKIMIELVIQDEMVDDVIKTVIETARTGEIGDGRVFVLPIEQGYNIRTGERDV is encoded by the coding sequence ATGAGACTTATAAAGGCGATTATTCGCCCCAACAAATTAGAGGAAGTGAAAGACGCCCTGACGAAACTCAGCGTGGCGGGTATGACCGTAACCGAGGTGCGCGGACATGGACGCCAGAAGGGTCATAAGGCGGTATACCGCGGCACCGAGTACAGCGTAACACTTCTGCCGAAGATCATGATCGAACTCGTCATCCAGGATGAAATGGTCGACGATGTGATCAAGACCGTCATCGAGACTGCCCGGACCGGAGAAATCGGCGACGGCCGGGTCTTCGTTCTGCCCATTGAACAGGGCTACAACATCCGTACCGGAGAACGGGACGTCTAA
- a CDS encoding response regulator, with product MRDQKEVSHKTLRLLIVEDNPIDVELLVYSLKAEGYIFEYDVVHAPDAFRQHWSAGSYDVVLADNNLPNWTGMEALKLLQELGKDAPFIVVTGSLGDESAVDYIKQGASDYVLKSRLNRLPLSIDRALREQSNREERKALEEELRQAQKMEAIGRLAGGIAHDFNNLLTVILGRSELLIDLLADQTLPLRHAGEIHAASEQAASLTRQLLAFSRKQTIQHEVVDLNAIIRKLHPMLERLIPENIQLTSVLTSRHEYIKVNPTQIEQVLLNLVVNARDAMPAGGMLTIQTSAVVLPDLTKVHQLDAKPGNYMVLTVTDTGTGMDAEVLDHLFEPFYTTKQPGKGTGLGLPTVYGIVKQSGGSIIVQSQPHIGTTFSIYLPRTDKAPKSSHARRPAMENRGETVFVVEDNETVRELTNEILELKGYRVLSAGGPGEAVTISNEFQGPIDLLLTDVVMPEGSGPALAERLTKLRPDMKVLYMSGYTAEMISQQGILEGSVALVMKPFTTRELMNKVHEVLGDASFKSTALQKRSHHA from the coding sequence ATGCGGGACCAAAAAGAAGTCTCTCACAAAACATTACGACTGCTCATCGTTGAAGACAACCCGATCGATGTCGAGCTCCTGGTCTATTCGTTGAAAGCGGAAGGCTACATTTTTGAATATGACGTGGTTCACGCCCCGGACGCGTTTCGGCAACACTGGAGCGCGGGGTCTTACGACGTCGTTCTCGCGGATAACAATCTTCCAAACTGGACGGGAATGGAGGCGCTGAAACTTCTTCAGGAGCTTGGTAAAGACGCTCCTTTTATTGTAGTGACAGGAAGCCTCGGAGACGAATCCGCAGTCGACTATATCAAACAGGGCGCCAGCGATTATGTTCTGAAGTCTCGATTGAACCGTTTGCCCTTGAGCATCGACCGCGCGTTACGGGAACAGTCGAACCGGGAGGAACGCAAGGCTCTGGAAGAGGAACTTCGGCAGGCGCAAAAGATGGAAGCCATTGGCAGGCTCGCCGGCGGCATCGCGCACGATTTCAACAATCTGCTCACCGTGATTCTCGGCCGGTCCGAATTGCTGATAGACCTTCTTGCCGACCAGACGCTGCCTCTCCGGCATGCAGGAGAAATTCACGCCGCCAGCGAGCAGGCTGCGTCACTCACCCGGCAACTCCTTGCCTTCAGCCGGAAGCAGACCATCCAGCACGAAGTCGTCGATCTAAACGCCATCATCCGGAAACTTCACCCCATGCTGGAGCGCTTGATCCCGGAAAACATCCAGTTGACCTCGGTATTAACCTCACGGCATGAATACATAAAGGTCAATCCGACGCAGATCGAGCAAGTCCTGCTCAATCTTGTTGTCAATGCGCGGGACGCTATGCCGGCGGGCGGGATGCTGACCATTCAGACCTCTGCGGTTGTGTTGCCCGATCTCACCAAGGTTCATCAGCTTGACGCGAAGCCCGGCAACTATATGGTTTTGACTGTAACCGATACCGGAACCGGTATGGATGCCGAAGTGTTGGACCATCTTTTCGAGCCCTTCTACACCACAAAGCAGCCCGGCAAGGGTACCGGGCTTGGTTTACCGACGGTCTACGGCATCGTAAAACAGAGTGGCGGATCCATCATCGTGCAGAGCCAACCGCACATTGGAACGACTTTCAGTATTTATCTGCCTCGAACGGATAAGGCCCCGAAATCCTCCCATGCCAGAAGACCGGCTATGGAAAACAGGGGCGAAACAGTCTTCGTTGTCGAAGACAATGAGACCGTGCGAGAGTTAACGAACGAGATTCTGGAGTTGAAAGGGTATCGGGTCCTCTCGGCGGGCGGTCCAGGAGAAGCTGTAACGATCAGCAACGAATTTCAAGGACCCATCGATCTCCTGTTGACGGATGTGGTCATGCCTGAAGGCAGCGGACCAGCATTGGCCGAACGCCTGACCAAGCTCAGGCCTGACATGAAAGTGCTCTACATGTCCGGATACACAGCGGAAATGATAAGCCAACAGGGCATCCTGGAAGGATCCGTCGCACTGGTGATGAAACCCTTCACGACGCGGGAACTGATGAACAAGGTGCATGAGGTCCTCGGGGACGCGAGTTTCAAATCCACTGCCCTGCAAAAGCGGTCTCATCACGCTTGA
- a CDS encoding PspA/IM30 family protein has protein sequence MAGILEKVRIGLLAQAHSVLDRLIDLNSPQAVREYIRELESSIEGIENDAAEAAGHVTTTDREVHRLMGQIESYDHAIDTILTSSDAAANDKARELQVKLNGYKQQLDAKQTELAAAKETADAITHSLSALRSKHTSMVQQLTTLDSMDKAAKDKERAARALQQAAKITSLGSDISVDDLASRIQARHDVADEKLKRALASVDDTLEKDVALTQADADLAARRARLTGQKASLQLPSST, from the coding sequence ATGGCTGGTATCTTGGAGAAAGTCCGTATTGGTCTTTTGGCTCAAGCGCATAGCGTGCTTGATAGGTTGATCGATCTCAATTCGCCGCAAGCCGTCCGGGAGTACATTCGCGAATTGGAAAGCTCGATTGAAGGCATTGAAAACGACGCGGCGGAAGCGGCCGGCCATGTCACGACTACCGACCGTGAAGTTCATCGGCTGATGGGCCAGATCGAATCCTACGACCACGCGATCGACACGATTTTGACCAGCAGCGATGCGGCGGCCAACGACAAGGCGCGCGAGCTGCAGGTCAAATTGAACGGCTATAAACAGCAGTTGGACGCCAAGCAAACCGAGCTGGCGGCCGCGAAAGAGACGGCGGATGCGATCACGCATTCATTGTCCGCCCTGCGCAGCAAGCACACCAGTATGGTCCAGCAGCTGACCACGCTGGACAGCATGGACAAAGCGGCGAAGGACAAGGAACGCGCTGCCAGAGCGCTGCAACAGGCGGCGAAGATTACGAGCCTTGGCAGCGACATCTCGGTTGACGACCTGGCATCACGCATCCAGGCCAGACACGATGTGGCGGATGAGAAACTGAAACGCGCGCTTGCGTCCGTCGACGACACGCTCGAAAAAGACGTGGCCCTGACGCAGGCCGATGCCGACCTTGCCGCCCGCAGAGCCCGGTTGACCGGTCAGAAGGCGTCCTTACAACTTCCAAGTTCCACGTAG
- a CDS encoding DUF350 domain-containing protein translates to MADSAELGFVLLSLLAFLVVARSVFGWVARAEGYSLTVETTVKDNPAVGIRFGLFLLASVIPFLNLLQPSGAGFRENFNVVAFYGLFSIVLLIITREVNDKLILFSVNNDAEVIGKKNVAIALVEGSSYLGTAFIVSGAFSNVEAGIGAAFLWFGVGLAVLAILDNLYALAVPGMQEALASQDLACALSLGGFLVSGGMALGASISGESYGWAQDAMDVAYFLAVWFLVIIVVHFVMNRLFLPGTRVRKELLVDRNVAAGVIEAVLFITVTLFYIRVRG, encoded by the coding sequence ATGGCGGATTCTGCTGAGCTGGGATTTGTTCTCTTGTCGCTTCTGGCTTTTCTGGTTGTCGCCCGCTCGGTTTTCGGATGGGTGGCTCGCGCGGAGGGCTACAGCTTGACAGTCGAAACGACGGTTAAAGACAACCCGGCGGTTGGAATCCGGTTTGGATTGTTCCTGCTCGCGTCCGTCATTCCTTTTCTGAATCTGCTGCAACCTTCCGGAGCCGGCTTCCGCGAGAACTTCAACGTGGTCGCCTTCTACGGGCTGTTTTCGATCGTGCTCCTCATTATTACTCGCGAAGTGAACGACAAGTTGATCCTTTTCAGCGTCAACAATGACGCTGAGGTCATCGGGAAAAAGAATGTCGCGATCGCGCTGGTTGAAGGCTCCTCGTATCTGGGAACGGCCTTCATCGTTTCCGGCGCTTTCTCGAACGTGGAAGCCGGCATCGGCGCTGCGTTCCTTTGGTTTGGCGTAGGACTGGCTGTCCTGGCGATTCTGGACAACCTCTACGCGCTCGCCGTTCCCGGTATGCAGGAGGCGCTGGCGTCCCAGGATCTGGCGTGCGCCTTGTCTCTGGGCGGCTTCCTCGTTTCCGGCGGCATGGCGCTGGGAGCGTCGATCAGTGGAGAAAGTTATGGCTGGGCCCAGGACGCGATGGATGTCGCATACTTTCTCGCTGTATGGTTTCTGGTGATCATCGTTGTCCACTTCGTCATGAACCGGCTGTTTCTGCCGGGCACCAGAGTTCGCAAGGAATTGCTCGTCGACCGGAATGTCGCGGCCGGTGTTATCGAAGCCGTGTTGTTCATAACGGTCACGCTCTTCTACATCCGAGTCCGAGGATAA
- a CDS encoding alpha-amylase family glycosyl hydrolase, whose product MIDLSEVGAFPALTAAGFEITFGIYLPGVRATDGFDLVVRIIHTHDRFDPAILPQDFNMTWTAGSALDLWAATVSVQPIAGTNFGAEGVYLYRYQLWWTPAGKPRQLITLWFTDPFARQTDVGLLSAVTLSRTASPFVWNDGAYRTPDLDDLIVYELETEQFNDTFDGVIDRLPYLQSLGVNCLELMPVTSPKLDFDWGYGPLHYFAPSAHIGGPDGLKRLVNACHNRQMAVILDVVYQHVDPAFPYSQVYADIDSTVGAPRVPSPMISGSGPFGPQCDFSHAFTQEYFAAANVYWLNEYNVDGFRYDEVTDLYTSPTDTAYAMLAYKTYNESLGIPRFLPAAQSYSRIIQCAEALSKAPDVLGNTYTNCAWQDDLLNTAEWIAAGNTPSDGLAHTLDPLFSNRYPSTKAVVNPAGNPVDMPVAPFQYLNSHDHSHLIVFSGTTGSGVLPPGDRSRFWRLQPLIIALYTSQGIPMLWEGEEFADNYNLPSDGSARIGLRRDTHWDYFYDAYGLALIRLYRRLGSLRRSLSALRSRESFYYWQQSLVNNQMIAYHRHAAATPGAPEQYAMVILNFGQTSGTITLPFPKAGTWTEELDADVRQSPETVQVGSAGDLQRVTVPSNYGCVFVL is encoded by the coding sequence ATGATAGATCTGTCCGAAGTTGGCGCCTTTCCTGCTCTTACCGCAGCCGGATTTGAGATTACCTTCGGTATCTATCTGCCTGGTGTTCGTGCCACCGACGGATTCGATCTCGTTGTCCGCATCATTCATACCCATGATCGCTTCGATCCCGCGATTCTTCCACAGGATTTCAATATGACCTGGACGGCGGGTAGTGCGTTAGATCTATGGGCGGCGACAGTCAGTGTACAACCGATTGCCGGAACTAATTTTGGTGCGGAGGGTGTTTACCTGTATCGCTATCAGCTTTGGTGGACTCCGGCCGGAAAACCGCGCCAGCTGATCACGCTATGGTTTACGGATCCGTTCGCCCGCCAGACCGACGTCGGGCTCTTATCGGCGGTGACGCTTTCAAGAACGGCTTCGCCGTTCGTCTGGAACGACGGTGCGTATCGTACGCCAGACCTTGACGATCTCATCGTATATGAGCTCGAAACAGAGCAGTTTAACGATACGTTTGACGGCGTCATTGACCGCCTGCCGTATCTGCAAAGCCTGGGCGTCAATTGCCTTGAGCTCATGCCGGTCACCAGCCCGAAATTGGACTTCGACTGGGGATACGGTCCCCTGCATTATTTTGCTCCGAGCGCCCATATCGGCGGACCGGATGGTCTGAAGCGGCTCGTCAATGCCTGTCACAATCGGCAAATGGCCGTAATCCTGGACGTGGTGTATCAGCATGTCGATCCGGCCTTTCCTTACAGTCAGGTTTATGCGGATATCGATTCGACTGTTGGAGCTCCTCGCGTACCGAGCCCGATGATCTCCGGTTCGGGCCCGTTCGGTCCGCAGTGCGATTTCTCACACGCCTTCACGCAGGAATATTTTGCCGCAGCAAATGTCTATTGGTTGAACGAATATAACGTCGATGGCTTCCGATACGATGAAGTCACCGATCTCTATACCAGTCCGACCGACACGGCTTACGCGATGCTGGCGTACAAGACGTACAACGAATCCCTGGGTATTCCCAGGTTCTTACCCGCCGCCCAGAGCTACAGCCGGATCATCCAATGTGCGGAAGCGCTGTCCAAAGCTCCCGATGTCCTGGGCAACACGTATACGAACTGCGCATGGCAGGATGATCTTCTTAATACTGCAGAATGGATCGCAGCCGGAAATACCCCGTCAGATGGACTTGCCCATACGTTAGATCCGCTGTTCAGCAACCGCTACCCGTCAACCAAGGCCGTCGTCAACCCGGCTGGCAATCCCGTGGATATGCCGGTGGCGCCTTTCCAATACCTGAATTCGCACGATCACAGCCATCTGATTGTTTTCTCCGGCACGACGGGAAGCGGTGTTCTTCCGCCGGGCGATCGCAGCCGCTTTTGGCGGCTGCAGCCGCTGATCATTGCTTTGTATACTTCGCAAGGCATACCGATGCTGTGGGAAGGTGAGGAATTCGCCGACAATTACAATCTGCCATCCGATGGCTCGGCTCGCATCGGTCTGCGTCGTGATACGCATTGGGACTATTTCTATGACGCCTATGGCCTTGCCCTAATCCGGCTTTACCGCCGGCTCGGTTCACTACGCCGGTCATTGTCCGCGTTGCGCAGCCGTGAGTCTTTCTATTACTGGCAGCAATCGCTGGTGAACAACCAGATGATTGCTTACCACCGGCACGCTGCGGCAACCCCTGGCGCTCCAGAACAGTACGCAATGGTCATCTTGAACTTCGGTCAGACCAGCGGCACGATAACACTGCCGTTTCCGAAGGCGGGGACCTGGACCGAAGAATTGGATGCAGATGTTCGACAGTCGCCCGAAACTGTCCAGGTGGGCTCCGCCGGCGACTTGCAGCGTGTTACCGTGCCTTCCAATTACGGTTGTGTGTTTGTGTTGTAG